In Bernardetia sp., a genomic segment contains:
- a CDS encoding DUF4140 domain-containing protein — protein MKNFKLFLCLFLTTSIYVTSLLSHSLFAQNQNSQSVSSKIISVTAFRTRAQITRSTKANLKTGKNEIIFTGLSPKLIENSFQLAAKSNQVTIFSVQPTVTSRRNPQAWKISEKVRDSLQDARTDKKILEDKELVLVNEETILTSNQKISSQTRPLTPAELAAMADFVSKRMANIKNE, from the coding sequence ATGAAAAACTTCAAATTGTTCCTCTGCTTATTTTTAACGACATCTATTTATGTTACTTCATTATTAAGCCATTCTCTTTTTGCCCAAAATCAAAACTCTCAATCTGTGAGTAGTAAAATCATCTCTGTTACTGCTTTCAGAACAAGGGCGCAAATTACACGCTCCACAAAAGCCAATCTAAAGACAGGAAAGAATGAAATTATTTTTACTGGTCTTTCTCCAAAACTTATTGAAAATAGCTTTCAACTGGCTGCTAAGTCTAACCAAGTAACCATTTTTTCAGTTCAGCCAACAGTTACGAGTCGACGAAATCCACAGGCATGGAAAATTTCAGAAAAAGTAAGAGATTCACTTCAAGATGCAAGAACAGATAAAAAAATATTGGAAGATAAGGAGCTAGTATTGGTAAACGAAGAAACTATACTTACTAGCAATCAAAAAATTAGCAGCCAAACACGTCCTCTTACACCTGCTGAACTGGCTGCTATGGCAGATTTTGTAAGCAAAAGAATGGCAAATATCAAGAATGAAC